The following is a genomic window from Parabacteroides johnsonii DSM 18315.
ACTTCGACCGTTCCTAAATTAGCAGAAAACTCCAACAACAAATCTTTGTTGTTGTCTTCAACCCATGCTTGGATGGATTGCTCAGAGATAATAGTTCTAAATCGATCACTCCATTTTCCTTTTAGGTGTATTCGTTTTTTGGCAAAGCAAGGAAACGAAAAAGCTGCTATTAAGAGCAAGCATCCGATTTTTCTAAATGTATTCATATAAGCATTGTTAATTAATCATTGGATGCAAACATAAAGGAAAGCATAAGAAGCTACAAATTGGGATATGGACAAAACCCTTTCTTATATGGACAAAATTGTCCTACATAAATTCACACCATCTGATAATAAAGCATATAGACTCATGCTACACTTTTATTATAGACAACTAACATTCACACAATCCCTACATTTAAATCTATCAATCAACTATTTACGAATTCCAATAGTAAGAATTGTCCATATTTTAATGCAAAATTCGGGCTTTTACCATCCTTTTTGAAGGATGAACTCGTTTATATCACCCCCCTTTTGGTCTGGGCATAGTTTCTGCCGGGTACGACTCCGGAATTTATTAGCCGAGTCTGAACTGACTCCTAAAAGAATGGCCTCTTCACTTAAACGCAGATTAAAAAAACTGAGATAACAGACTTTGGTTTCTGTTTTTGTCAGTCCCAACGTATTTTCTTTCATAAAAGCAGAAGTATTCGGAAAAAGAGAATTAATCAGCCGGATAAGGTCTTTCCAATCTTCTTCGCTTAATTTTTGTTCAATATTTAGTTCTACTTTCCGACATTGCTCCTTTATTGCTTTAAACAAAGAAGACTGTTTCAATTTTTCAAATCTCAAGGCAATGATCTCTTTCTTGTATTCACTTGTATCCTCATGTGTTGCAGCTTTCCTTTCCATCTCTGCCGTAAGCTCTTGAAGACGGTCTTCGAGTTCAGTTTTCAGTTTCTTATGATGTCTTTTCTCTTCTTCTAAAAACTTTTGTCGTTGATTTATCTCAAGAAGCCTTTTCTTATCTCTCATCTGATAGCCTACAACTAACAAAAGACAAATGATAACAGCAAAAGCTAACAAAAATCGTTTCTCAACTACCAATTCTCTATTCTCTTGAACAACAGTGACAACATCATGCCGTTTCTCCGCATCAACGATATCAACCTGCATTTGTTCATTGTACAAAGAATCCTTCTTTTCTTGGTATTGCTCCAAAAGACAAAGTGCCCTTTCCGTATCGCCAGCCTCTTTCTCTATAAGATAACCTAAATAAAAACAATCTATCAATGTATAAGAATTCGATGTCGGAGTTGCAGCTTTCTCAAGATAATAACGGGCAGAATCAAGGTGGCTTTCATTATAATAGAGATCACTCAAAGCCAGGTAAGTCGGAGCTTGATCCATCGTATTCAAATTTAAACACTTGAAGAAACAAGCTTTTGATTTCTCCACATCCCCCATCAAATCATAAATATTCCCCAAACCATTAGCTATTTCACCAATTTCAGCCGAATCCCGGAGGTTCGTAATAACTGAATCTGCCATTAGCATATAGTGAAGCGCCAACGACAAGGAATCGTCAAATGCCCATGTCTTTGCCACATCTCGCAAGGCAAAGGCATAACTTCGTTCATTACCAGCCTGTTTGAAAAAACCGACTGCATCTTCGACTTTCCTCCGCTCCTCACTTCTCTGACCCGTATATTGGTAAAGATCCGCCATATAGCTACA
Proteins encoded in this region:
- a CDS encoding DUF3244 domain-containing protein, producing MNTFRKIGCLLLIAAFSFPCFAKKRIHLKGKWSDRFRTIISEQSIQAWVEDNNKDLLLEFSANLGTVEVTITNSVGEVVYKQSVEAQPSVVISLEEEMRDGDVVLVTDGENVIYGSL